One part of the Hydrogenobacter sp. T-2 genome encodes these proteins:
- a CDS encoding cytochrome c oxidase subunit I — MAVAHVPPSGTWYGATLKEWILTTDHKKVGMLYFITSLIFFIVAGLFGLIIRFEQSAPGIQLPGMFGQEGADLYNYVLTGHGAVMLLWWAVTVWTGGFANFLVPLMIGARDVAFPRLNAFSYWSFFGASLLVLLTLIPNNWIKMLWTGYAPYSMNDNAGPTSLYVLIVLLYSVSSTAGSVNMITTIVSMRAKGMGWTKLNLFVHAIMAASLIQLFGVPSLMGSVILLFTDKYLGTNFYNPMLGGDPLLYQHLLWFYSHPVVYVMILPAFGVFSEVISTMSRKPIFGYISMALAIYAIAFVGFETWVHHMFVSGVPDWLRVLFSYTTLFVAVPTGIKIFNWVATLHKASIRYNTPMLFTFGGILMFLIGGLTGIPNAMVSIDIGISDSLFIVGHFHYVLGMALTFGAFSGIYYWYPKVTGRMFSEGLGKLSFWLMLVGANIMFFFQMYMGMAEGMPRRYPDYPPIPEWVQLMQIQTVGALIMSVGILLSFINWFRSLKGPKAPDNPWGSPSLEWSMTTTPVGPNNFKKHPVEVPDDWHPYAYYKGYHTHI; from the coding sequence ATGGCAGTAGCACATGTGCCACCTTCGGGAACCTGGTACGGTGCCACTCTCAAGGAGTGGATATTAACCACTGACCATAAAAAGGTGGGGATGCTCTACTTTATCACTTCTCTCATCTTTTTCATAGTTGCAGGTCTTTTTGGTCTCATCATCAGGTTTGAACAAAGTGCCCCTGGTATACAGCTTCCAGGCATGTTTGGACAGGAAGGTGCGGACCTGTATAACTATGTTCTTACAGGTCATGGAGCAGTGATGCTCCTGTGGTGGGCAGTTACTGTATGGACTGGTGGCTTTGCTAACTTTTTAGTCCCTCTTATGATAGGTGCGAGAGATGTTGCCTTTCCAAGACTTAATGCCTTTAGCTATTGGTCTTTCTTTGGTGCAAGCCTTTTGGTTTTGCTCACTCTTATACCAAACAACTGGATTAAGATGCTTTGGACTGGCTACGCACCCTATTCCATGAACGACAACGCAGGACCCACATCCCTTTACGTTCTCATAGTTCTCCTATATAGCGTCTCTTCAACTGCCGGTTCTGTTAACATGATAACCACCATAGTGAGCATGAGGGCAAAGGGTATGGGTTGGACAAAGCTTAACCTCTTTGTGCATGCCATAATGGCAGCAAGCCTTATACAGCTCTTTGGTGTGCCATCTCTTATGGGAAGTGTTATACTCCTCTTTACCGATAAGTATCTTGGCACAAACTTCTACAATCCTATGCTTGGTGGAGACCCGCTTCTGTATCAGCACCTCTTGTGGTTCTACTCCCATCCTGTTGTTTATGTGATGATACTTCCTGCCTTTGGAGTTTTCTCCGAGGTCATATCCACCATGTCCAGAAAGCCCATCTTTGGTTATATATCCATGGCTCTCGCCATATACGCTATAGCCTTTGTGGGTTTTGAAACATGGGTCCACCACATGTTTGTTTCCGGTGTGCCAGACTGGCTAAGGGTTCTCTTCTCTTATACCACCCTTTTTGTAGCAGTTCCCACTGGTATAAAGATATTCAACTGGGTTGCTACGTTGCATAAAGCTTCCATAAGGTATAACACACCCATGCTCTTTACCTTTGGCGGCATTCTTATGTTTCTAATAGGTGGTCTCACAGGTATCCCGAACGCGATGGTTTCCATAGACATTGGTATATCTGACTCTCTGTTTATAGTAGGACACTTCCACTATGTGCTTGGTATGGCTCTTACATTTGGAGCTTTCAGTGGAATATACTACTGGTATCCAAAGGTTACTGGAAGGATGTTCTCAGAGGGTCTTGGAAAGCTCAGCTTCTGGCTAATGCTCGTAGGTGCCAACATCATGTTCTTCTTCCAAATGTATATGGGAATGGCTGAGGGAATGCCCAGAAGATATCCTGACTATCCACCTATTCCAGAATGGGTTCAGCTCATGCAGATACAGACTGTTGGTGCTCTCATCATGTCTGTGGGAATACTCCTATCCTTTATAAATTGGTTTAGAAGTCTCAAGGGTCCGAAAGCTCCAGACAATCCTTGGGGTTCTCCATCCCTTGAGTGGAGCATGACAACCACACCAGTAGGACCCAATAACTTCAAAAAACATCCAGTAGAAGTTCCTGACGACTGGCACCCCTATGCTTACTACAAGGGATACCATACGCATATTTAA
- a CDS encoding tetratricopeptide repeat protein — MKFKIVTLTFLFAFACAEKTTVVVADAPPPSRPPGLIVASDKALENGKKHLRKGNCGKAIKEFEKALKKNPNNFEALYWLGVAEGMCGYYSRAYDRFVLALRYSPDRGWQARVNATIGLTLLYMGRDDDAIVYFERTRVIDPRNEIIIAYYDWDAPGKGPKKPKIKKKPKDREGFEITLRWLD; from the coding sequence ATGAAGTTTAAAATAGTTACTCTAACCTTCCTCTTTGCTTTTGCTTGTGCGGAAAAGACTACAGTTGTGGTAGCAGATGCACCACCTCCCTCAAGACCTCCAGGTTTAATCGTCGCTTCAGACAAAGCTCTTGAAAATGGAAAAAAGCACCTGCGAAAGGGCAACTGTGGGAAGGCTATAAAGGAGTTTGAAAAGGCTCTTAAGAAAAACCCCAACAACTTTGAAGCCTTATATTGGCTTGGTGTGGCGGAGGGCATGTGTGGATACTACAGCAGGGCATACGACAGGTTTGTTCTTGCCTTAAGATACTCACCAGATAGGGGTTGGCAGGCGAGGGTAAACGCCACTATAGGCTTAACTCTTCTGTATATGGGCAGGGACGATGACGCGATAGTTTATTTTGAAAGGACAAGGGTTATTGACCCAAGGAACGAGATAATTATTGCCTATTACGACTGGGATGCTCCTGGGAAAGGTCCAAAAAAGCCAAAAATAAAGAAAAAGCCAAAGGATAGAGAAGGCTTTGAGATAACCCTAAGATGGCTTGATTAG
- a CDS encoding gluconokinase: MIEQLSKSLSAEVLQTHTSWVLLLEKVVYKIKKPVNFGFLDYSTLEKRLENCKKELELNRRLCGWVYMDVVPISYVDGEYRIEDPSNPVEYAVKMRRIPEERLLKNMLSKVSQEDMKELARHIANFHAKAERRDEFGRLEVMKFNTDENFLQTEKYIGITIDKEDYEFIKEKTEDFYRKYSDLFEKRIKDGRIKEGHGDIRLEHVAFLEEGICVFDCIEFNDRFRCGDVVNDMCFLSMELELVGRRDLSQVYEEEYKKITQDEEFDLFLPFFKCYRAYVRGKVNSFLLDDPHYEKKDEAKELARRLFKLSRSYAEAIP, translated from the coding sequence ATGATAGAACAGTTATCAAAAAGCCTAAGTGCGGAGGTTTTACAGACTCATACAAGCTGGGTCTTGCTTTTAGAGAAGGTGGTCTACAAGATAAAAAAGCCAGTAAACTTTGGCTTTCTGGACTATTCTACCTTAGAGAAAAGGCTTGAAAACTGCAAAAAGGAGCTGGAGCTAAACAGAAGGCTATGTGGATGGGTATACATGGATGTGGTTCCCATAAGTTATGTAGATGGTGAATATCGTATAGAAGACCCCTCAAACCCAGTGGAGTATGCGGTGAAGATGAGAAGGATACCAGAGGAAAGGCTTCTAAAAAACATGCTTTCAAAGGTCTCTCAAGAGGACATGAAAGAACTTGCAAGACACATAGCAAACTTCCATGCAAAGGCAGAAAGGCGGGATGAGTTCGGAAGGCTTGAGGTAATGAAGTTCAACACCGACGAAAACTTTTTACAAACTGAAAAATACATAGGCATAACCATAGACAAGGAAGACTACGAGTTTATCAAGGAGAAAACAGAAGACTTTTATAGGAAATACTCAGACCTTTTTGAAAAACGCATAAAGGACGGACGCATCAAAGAGGGACATGGAGACATAAGGCTTGAGCATGTGGCTTTTTTAGAGGAAGGTATCTGTGTTTTTGACTGTATTGAGTTTAATGACAGGTTTAGGTGCGGTGATGTGGTAAACGATATGTGCTTTCTCTCTATGGAGCTTGAGCTTGTAGGAAGAAGAGACCTCTCTCAAGTCTATGAAGAAGAATACAAGAAAATAACGCAGGATGAAGAGTTTGACCTCTTTTTGCCCTTTTTCAAATGCTACAGGGCTTATGTGAGAGGAAAGGTAAACAGCTTTTTGCTTGACGACCCTCATTATGAGAAAAAGGACGAGGCTAAGGAGTTAGCACGCAGGCTCTTTAAACTTAGCAGGTCTTACGCAGAGGCTATACCCTAA
- a CDS encoding HI0074 family nucleotidyltransferase substrate-binding subunit: MSQRRIFIEKLAKAIERLEEVLKLEKNSVVRDSAIQRFEFTFDLAWKTLKLYLEEVEGLECRSPKGCLRLAFSVGLIDNDPYWLQICDYRNLTSHTYDEELADKIYEELPKVLEYFKRLYGLIS; encoded by the coding sequence ATGAGCCAGAGAAGGATATTCATTGAAAAGCTCGCAAAGGCTATAGAAAGGTTGGAAGAGGTGCTAAAGCTTGAGAAAAACTCAGTGGTTAGAGACTCCGCTATACAGAGGTTTGAATTTACCTTTGACCTTGCGTGGAAAACCCTCAAGTTATATCTTGAAGAGGTGGAAGGTCTTGAATGCAGGTCTCCAAAGGGATGCCTAAGGCTTGCCTTCTCTGTTGGTCTAATAGATAACGACCCCTATTGGCTTCAGATATGTGACTATAGAAACCTCACCTCCCACACCTACGATGAGGAGTTAGCGGATAAAATATACGAAGAACTGCCAAAGGTGTTAGAATACTTTAAAAGGCTTTACGGATTGATATCATGA
- a CDS encoding nucleotidyltransferase domain-containing protein — MSSEDLLLKELKEELLRVLSKHLDLSKYRVFFFGSRLQGRAGRGSDVDVGIEGPPIDPFKWTQIEEEIENLPTLYRIDLVDFNKTSEEFKREALKHIEVIHEPEKDIH, encoded by the coding sequence ATGAGTTCTGAAGATTTACTTCTTAAAGAGCTAAAGGAAGAGCTTCTTAGGGTTCTTTCAAAGCACCTTGACCTTTCAAAATACAGGGTTTTCTTTTTTGGTTCAAGGCTGCAAGGAAGGGCTGGAAGAGGCTCTGATGTGGATGTGGGTATAGAGGGACCACCTATTGACCCTTTCAAATGGACGCAGATAGAAGAAGAGATAGAAAACTTGCCAACCCTTTATAGGATAGACCTCGTGGACTTTAACAAAACCTCAGAAGAGTTCAAAAGAGAAGCCCTAAAGCACATAGAGGTCATTCATGAGCCAGAGAAGGATATTCATTGA
- a CDS encoding thiamine pyrophosphate-dependent dehydrogenase E1 component subunit alpha, with product MSQTLAEKFYYLMKLGREFEIRCKEEYLKGNISGFLHLAIGEEAVHVGAVVGFGKGDLFCPYREHVLALARGIDPKLIMAELFGKATGVSKGKGGSMHLYEPKMDFYGGNAIVAAHLPHAVGAAYARKLMGERAGVLCIFGDGATNNGTFFEAINMASLWEVPMLFLCENNYYAIGTHVNRSSALKDIYLKARDYMPAEVVDGMDVFAVYEAVVKAKQYIEEYGKPYFIEAHTYRFEGHSMADKGDYRSPRELEMFRKKDPIDLLLKKAYKEGWLTEEQVRLIDQKVEAVVEEAVEFALSSPEPSEEELYTDLYCGVCSDVIP from the coding sequence ATGAGCCAGACGCTGGCAGAAAAGTTTTACTACCTTATGAAGTTAGGGAGGGAATTTGAGATAAGGTGCAAGGAAGAATACTTAAAGGGAAATATATCTGGCTTTTTGCACCTTGCCATAGGTGAAGAGGCGGTGCATGTGGGTGCTGTGGTAGGCTTTGGAAAGGGAGACCTCTTCTGTCCCTATAGGGAGCATGTGCTGGCTTTGGCAAGGGGCATAGACCCAAAGCTCATTATGGCGGAGCTTTTTGGAAAGGCTACGGGTGTTTCAAAGGGAAAGGGAGGCTCTATGCATCTTTATGAGCCAAAAATGGACTTTTACGGTGGCAACGCCATAGTGGCAGCACACCTTCCTCATGCGGTAGGCGCAGCGTATGCCAGAAAGCTCATGGGCGAAAGGGCTGGGGTTCTTTGCATCTTTGGTGATGGTGCGACCAACAACGGCACCTTCTTTGAAGCCATAAACATGGCAAGCCTTTGGGAAGTGCCAATGCTATTTCTGTGCGAAAACAACTACTACGCCATAGGCACGCATGTGAACAGGTCATCTGCACTGAAGGACATTTATCTCAAGGCAAGGGATTACATGCCAGCGGAGGTTGTGGACGGCATGGATGTGTTTGCGGTCTACGAAGCAGTAGTTAAAGCCAAGCAGTACATAGAGGAATATGGAAAGCCTTACTTTATTGAGGCACACACCTATCGCTTTGAAGGACACTCTATGGCGGACAAGGGAGACTACAGGTCTCCAAGAGAGTTAGAGATGTTTCGCAAAAAAGACCCTATAGACCTATTGCTCAAAAAAGCATATAAGGAAGGCTGGCTCACAGAGGAACAGGTAAGGCTCATAGACCAAAAGGTGGAGGCGGTCGTTGAAGAAGCGGTAGAGTTTGCCCTGAGCTCTCCAGAACCCTCCGAAGAGGAGCTATACACAGACCTATACTGTGGGGTATGCTCTGATGTTATACCGTGA
- a CDS encoding alpha-ketoacid dehydrogenase subunit beta yields the protein MLYRDALNLALDYAMEHDPRVVVLGEDVGFYGGNYRVTDGLYVKYGPKRVIDTPIAENSIVGTAIGMALMGLRPVAEIMTVNFAMLAMDQFVNQMAKLRYMSGGKLFLPLVVRMPQGVAKQLASQHSQSLEHFFASVPGLYVFCASDSISAYHGLLHAIRMDDPVVFLEHVLLYGMDFPSEYVKNFDPFKARILKEGKDITVVSYLKMVHDTLKACEWLEERDGISCEVIDLISLRPIDFETIYESVRKTHRLVVVYEAPKTLGLGAELSARISEELFYYLDAPPLRIAGEEVPIPYNRKLELMAIPTPEKIYERILSWSKSHGL from the coding sequence ATGTTATACCGTGATGCTTTAAACTTAGCCCTTGACTATGCTATGGAACATGACCCAAGGGTGGTAGTCCTTGGGGAGGATGTGGGTTTTTATGGTGGCAACTATAGAGTGACCGATGGTCTTTATGTGAAGTATGGACCAAAGAGGGTAATAGATACACCCATAGCAGAGAACTCCATAGTGGGCACTGCCATAGGTATGGCTCTTATGGGACTTCGTCCAGTGGCGGAGATAATGACTGTAAACTTTGCCATGTTGGCTATGGACCAGTTTGTAAACCAGATGGCAAAGCTAAGATACATGAGCGGTGGAAAGCTCTTTCTCCCTCTCGTGGTGCGCATGCCACAGGGTGTGGCAAAACAGCTCGCCTCACAGCACTCTCAAAGCCTGGAGCACTTTTTTGCCAGCGTGCCAGGGCTTTATGTCTTCTGTGCTTCGGACTCTATAAGTGCCTATCATGGGCTCTTGCATGCCATAAGGATGGATGACCCTGTGGTCTTTTTGGAGCATGTGCTCCTGTATGGTATGGACTTTCCCTCTGAGTATGTGAAAAACTTTGACCCCTTTAAGGCAAGAATTTTAAAGGAAGGAAAAGACATAACGGTAGTCTCCTATCTTAAAATGGTTCATGACACCTTGAAGGCTTGTGAGTGGTTGGAGGAAAGAGACGGGATTTCCTGCGAAGTTATAGACCTTATCTCCCTCAGACCCATAGACTTTGAGACCATATATGAGTCTGTTAGAAAAACCCACAGGCTTGTGGTAGTTTACGAAGCTCCAAAAACTCTTGGTCTTGGTGCGGAGCTGTCAGCAAGGATAAGCGAGGAGCTATTTTATTACCTTGATGCACCACCTCTTAGGATAGCTGGAGAGGAAGTTCCCATACCTTACAACAGGAAACTTGAGCTAATGGCTATACCCACACCCGAGAAGATATATGAGCGTATACTTAGCTGGAGCAAAAGCCATGGACTATGA
- a CDS encoding dihydrolipoamide acetyltransferase family protein codes for MSVYLAGAKAMDYEVLMPQFSDTMERGKIVRWLKKEGDYVEKGEVIAEIEAEKAVMELQSFKKGTIKRILVSEGQEVEVGKPIAIMELGERIEKPKLEEKPKLEEKPKVEERKPPPPPKEIEKEKRIELPPGFASPYARLLAKEKGIDLKELQEEGRLPSPTHAKDIEEFEKERYFTPKALELLREYELSLEELLKEFPNKKIDEDLFLAYVEQKGIPRRVPVSSVQKSLISNLSKSFVIPHYHMYEVFDLSLIPWDKEITLTHWLVKIVGDAMQFFERLRAVYKEDHYLVYPSSNVGLAIAVGDELYNPVIKEVNRKSLREIAQEVRELRKRAEEGKLSLEDIRGATLTISNLGMFGIRAFDAVIPYGQVCIIAVGMQEGDGKTHMTFTFDHRVINGFHGALFVKHLKEKVLDKNYIKMLKKGA; via the coding sequence ATGAGCGTATACTTAGCTGGAGCAAAAGCCATGGACTATGAGGTTTTGATGCCCCAATTTTCAGACACGATGGAAAGGGGAAAGATAGTCCGTTGGCTCAAAAAGGAAGGAGACTATGTGGAAAAGGGTGAGGTCATAGCGGAGATAGAGGCGGAAAAGGCGGTTATGGAACTACAGAGCTTCAAAAAAGGCACAATAAAGAGGATACTTGTTTCAGAAGGTCAGGAGGTGGAGGTAGGGAAACCCATAGCCATAATGGAGTTGGGAGAGAGAATAGAAAAGCCAAAACTTGAGGAAAAGCCAAAATTGGAAGAAAAACCGAAGGTGGAAGAGAGGAAACCCCCTCCACCACCCAAGGAGATAGAGAAAGAGAAAAGAATTGAACTGCCACCCGGCTTTGCGTCTCCCTATGCAAGACTTTTGGCAAAGGAAAAGGGTATAGACCTAAAAGAGCTACAGGAGGAAGGCAGGCTACCCTCTCCAACCCATGCAAAGGATATAGAGGAGTTTGAAAAAGAGAGATACTTTACACCAAAGGCACTGGAGCTCTTAAGGGAATATGAGCTTTCTCTTGAGGAGCTCCTCAAAGAATTTCCTAACAAAAAGATTGACGAAGACCTGTTCCTTGCCTATGTGGAACAGAAGGGCATTCCAAGAAGAGTCCCAGTGTCCTCTGTTCAAAAAAGCCTTATATCAAACCTCTCCAAAAGTTTTGTGATACCTCACTATCACATGTACGAAGTCTTTGATCTTTCCCTTATCCCCTGGGACAAGGAGATAACCCTTACCCATTGGCTTGTAAAGATAGTGGGCGATGCCATGCAGTTTTTTGAAAGGCTCAGGGCGGTCTACAAGGAAGACCACTATCTGGTTTACCCAAGCTCTAACGTAGGACTTGCCATAGCGGTGGGAGATGAGCTCTACAATCCTGTGATAAAGGAGGTAAACAGGAAGAGCCTAAGGGAGATAGCACAGGAGGTAAGAGAGCTAAGGAAAAGGGCAGAAGAGGGCAAGCTAAGCCTTGAAGATATAAGAGGTGCAACCTTAACCATATCCAACCTTGGCATGTTTGGAATTAGGGCTTTTGATGCGGTAATACCCTATGGACAGGTTTGCATAATAGCGGTAGGCATGCAAGAAGGCGACGGCAAAACCCATATGACCTTTACCTTTGACCATAGGGTTATAAACGGCTTTCATGGAGCTTTGTTTGTAAAGCACCTAAAGGAGAAGGTTTTAGACAAAAATTACATAAAAATGTTAAAGAAGGGAGCGTGA
- a CDS encoding NAD(P)/FAD-dependent oxidoreductase, which yields MYDYDVIILGGGLAYVGAELLQKAGLKTAIVEREQAHLGGVCLHEGCIPTKLYLFEARKLFELKNSPLISVKDLSLNLKNLKEKKQRLTKTLRDQIEKLLKGVDFIYGYGELVEPHVVEVEGRRISGKYIILNTGKSYPQKPNGNDLLELEELPGSIKLAGDDPILLEFACMYALMGVSVEAYFEEKSLEFMHPSIKTRLLKSLKDLGVLFKTMPDTPPEAVYWLKKRVPNSQCIRIDLARDEKGHILVDRSYETSLKDHYAVGDINGIVELAHASRLQSFSVAQKLTKGQGFFTPPYKIPYVLYTQPLSYAKVGLTRKELEEKKVEFSERSISLRAFAVGSIYHTEEGMAFLYFDKKGFLLGGELLSRDAGEIISLLTTSLFSELNLDMLSRLCLPHPTLAESLFLRLL from the coding sequence ATGTATGACTATGATGTGATAATTTTGGGAGGCGGGCTTGCCTATGTGGGTGCGGAGCTACTACAAAAAGCGGGCTTAAAGACCGCAATAGTGGAGAGGGAACAAGCTCATCTTGGTGGCGTCTGCCTTCATGAAGGATGTATACCTACAAAGCTTTACCTTTTTGAGGCAAGAAAGCTCTTTGAATTGAAAAACTCACCCTTGATATCTGTGAAAGACCTTAGCCTAAACTTGAAAAACCTAAAGGAGAAAAAACAAAGGCTAACAAAAACACTAAGAGACCAGATAGAAAAACTACTAAAGGGTGTGGACTTTATTTACGGATACGGAGAGCTTGTAGAACCACACGTGGTGGAGGTTGAAGGCAGAAGGATAAGTGGAAAATACATAATCCTTAACACAGGAAAGTCTTATCCTCAAAAGCCTAACGGTAATGACCTTTTGGAACTGGAGGAGCTTCCAGGTAGCATAAAACTTGCAGGCGATGACCCAATACTTCTTGAGTTTGCATGCATGTATGCCCTTATGGGTGTGTCCGTTGAGGCTTACTTTGAGGAAAAAAGCCTTGAGTTTATGCACCCATCCATAAAAACAAGGCTCTTAAAAAGCCTAAAGGATTTGGGCGTGCTTTTTAAAACTATGCCTGACACACCACCGGAGGCTGTTTATTGGCTAAAAAAGAGAGTGCCTAACTCACAGTGTATAAGGATTGACCTTGCACGGGACGAGAAGGGGCACATACTGGTAGACAGGAGCTACGAGACCTCTCTAAAAGACCACTATGCGGTGGGGGACATAAACGGTATAGTGGAGCTTGCACACGCAAGCAGGCTTCAGTCCTTTTCGGTGGCACAAAAACTCACAAAAGGTCAAGGCTTTTTCACACCACCCTATAAGATACCCTATGTGCTATACACTCAACCTTTGTCTTACGCAAAGGTGGGTCTCACAAGAAAAGAGCTTGAGGAGAAAAAGGTGGAGTTTTCAGAAAGGAGCATAAGCCTTAGAGCCTTTGCGGTAGGAAGTATATACCACACAGAAGAAGGTATGGCTTTTCTCTATTTTGACAAAAAGGGCTTTCTCCTTGGAGGTGAACTCCTATCAAGAGACGCAGGCGAGATAATATCTCTTCTCACCACGAGCCTCTTTTCAGAGCTAAACCTTGATATGCTCTCAAGGCTCTGCCTGCCACATCCTACACTGGCGGAAAGCCTCTTTTTAAGGCTTTTATGA
- a CDS encoding FAD/NAD(P)-binding protein has product MRYDVAIVGGGASGLSCALTLVSARDRGWQWAEGRRYIVFDTDNSDLKKALLRNVPGLDTMLGTELLQKIREQIDQWGGVDFLQEEVKSIQKKEEGFELRTTSGKSFTADYVVLAGGFHSFNIEGLQVEVLENPKSPKPGRVMIKHKDFEVDKNLFVTGTLAGFSSHFTSCAGSGVEVAIEILSRFAGKRIVIHDVPEKD; this is encoded by the coding sequence GTGAGGTACGATGTAGCTATTGTAGGTGGTGGAGCCAGTGGTCTTTCTTGTGCTTTGACCTTAGTGTCCGCAAGGGATAGAGGTTGGCAGTGGGCAGAGGGCAGAAGGTATATAGTTTTTGACACGGATAATTCAGACCTCAAAAAGGCTCTGCTTAGAAACGTGCCGGGCTTGGATACTATGCTTGGCACAGAGCTTTTGCAAAAGATAAGGGAGCAGATAGACCAGTGGGGTGGTGTGGACTTTTTGCAAGAAGAGGTAAAGAGCATACAGAAAAAGGAAGAGGGCTTTGAACTTCGGACTACCTCTGGTAAAAGCTTTACCGCAGACTATGTGGTTTTGGCAGGGGGCTTTCATTCTTTTAATATAGAAGGTCTGCAGGTAGAGGTGTTGGAAAACCCTAAATCTCCAAAGCCCGGTAGGGTTATGATAAAGCATAAGGACTTTGAAGTAGACAAAAACCTCTTTGTAACTGGAACTCTTGCTGGGTTTTCCTCTCACTTTACCTCTTGTGCTGGCTCTGGCGTTGAAGTTGCCATAGAGATACTCTCAAGGTTTGCAGGCAAAAGGATTGTTATCCACGACGTGCCAGAAAAGGATTGA
- a CDS encoding lysylphosphatidylglycerol synthase domain-containing protein: protein MKKLLPFALTLLFLAFLFYFVPLGELLSSLKDVELKNLLFAFFLYSLSQLVRSIRWKLLLRNLSLYQVFLINSANILFNNLLPARTGELSWFYYAKRLGVNLSASLWSFFMGRLYDLLTLFFLLFLSFSVVNLYALLASVLVLILSLSLRLGYLLLPYRGRFGELKDFIKRELSFSLSFLLFLLSSLSHSLKFLALIVLLPIDSMDIYKGFLAFLGGELSSVLPLHSFMGFGTYEFAFGIPLKLLGESLREWLKMGFVFHSFLLLSSFLWGVPSALVLSRYRA, encoded by the coding sequence TTGAAAAAACTCCTTCCCTTTGCCCTTACCCTTCTTTTCCTTGCTTTCCTTTTTTACTTTGTCCCTTTAGGTGAGCTTCTTTCCAGTCTAAAGGATGTTGAGCTTAAAAACCTGCTTTTTGCCTTTTTTCTATACAGCCTTAGCCAGTTAGTGAGGTCTATAAGATGGAAACTGCTTTTGAGAAACCTAAGCCTATATCAGGTTTTTCTCATAAACTCTGCTAACATACTCTTTAATAACCTTCTGCCCGCAAGGACTGGAGAACTTAGTTGGTTTTATTATGCAAAAAGGCTTGGAGTTAACTTGAGTGCTTCCCTTTGGTCTTTCTTTATGGGGCGATTATATGACCTTCTTACCCTCTTTTTTCTGCTTTTTCTTAGCTTTTCTGTGGTTAATCTTTATGCACTTTTGGCTTCTGTGCTTGTTTTAATTTTATCTTTGAGTTTAAGGTTAGGATATTTGCTCCTGCCTTATAGAGGCAGGTTTGGTGAGTTAAAGGACTTTATCAAAAGGGAGCTTAGCTTTAGCTTGTCTTTTTTACTTTTTCTGCTTTCCTCTCTGTCTCATAGCCTAAAGTTCTTAGCCTTGATTGTTTTACTGCCTATAGATAGCATGGATATATACAAGGGCTTTCTTGCCTTTCTTGGTGGAGAGCTTAGCTCTGTGCTTCCCCTTCATAGCTTTATGGGTTTTGGCACTTACGAGTTTGCCTTTGGAATTCCTCTTAAACTTTTGGGTGAGAGCCTAAGGGAGTGGCTAAAAATGGGCTTTGTCTTTCATAGTTTTTTGCTTTTGTCTTCTTTCCTTTGGGGTGTGCCTTCCGCACTTGTTTTAAGCAGATACAGAGCCTAA
- a CDS encoding Fe-S-containing hydro-lyase, producing the protein MEKRIQTPLTNEVIQDLRAGDKVLITGYIYTARDAAHKRMVEALQRGEPLPIDVKGQVIYYVGPTPPKPGQVIGSAGPTTSIRMDKYVEDLLKLGLKGMIGKGYRSPQARGLLKKYRAVYFAAVGGVAVLLSKCIKSSEVVAYEDLGTEAIRRLYVEDFPVIVANDIYGGDVFEEGRKRFARIDI; encoded by the coding sequence ATGGAAAAGAGAATTCAAACACCACTAACTAACGAAGTCATCCAAGACCTAAGAGCAGGAGACAAAGTTCTCATTACAGGCTACATATATACCGCAAGGGATGCAGCGCACAAAAGGATGGTGGAAGCTCTTCAAAGAGGAGAGCCTTTACCCATAGATGTAAAGGGACAGGTCATATACTATGTGGGTCCCACACCACCAAAGCCTGGGCAAGTTATAGGCTCTGCCGGTCCTACTACCTCTATAAGGATGGATAAGTATGTGGAAGATCTTCTAAAGCTGGGTCTAAAGGGTATGATAGGCAAGGGGTATAGGTCTCCTCAGGCAAGGGGGCTTTTGAAAAAGTATAGGGCGGTATACTTTGCAGCGGTGGGTGGCGTGGCGGTCTTGCTCTCTAAGTGTATAAAGTCCTCAGAGGTGGTTGCTTACGAAGACCTTGGCACGGAAGCTATAAGAAGACTATACGTGGAAGACTTTCCTGTTATAGTTGCCAACGATATATATGGAGGGGATGTCTTTGAAGAGGGAAGAAAAAGGTTTGCAAGGATAGACATATAA